From the genome of Varibaculum prostatecancerukia, one region includes:
- a CDS encoding phosphotransferase: MLSSLTKAQFDVLYAFFRSSEALKHSEIQSLTGMPLAAVNATVKELEAFGYLAQQQITAAGEKALAPYAVDNAVIMAAGLSSRFAPISYERPKGTLRVRGEVLIERQIEQLHEAGITDITVVVGYRKEYFFYLAEKYGVNIVVNSEYATRNNNGSLWLVRDKLANTYVCSSDNYFTENPFESHVYRAYYSAQYVKGETGEWCLKTDSDGLITGVTVGGRDAWIMLGHVYFDREFSRTFVGILENVYTLPETAPKLWEQIYVDHLNAFAMGIRKYPEGVINEFDSVDELRSFDPLFMENVDSEIFENIKKTLGCDVNDIQDVYPLKQGITNLSCHFSVNGREYVYRHPGVGTDKIMDRQAESEALNLAREQGLDSTFLASDPIEGWKISRFIPDCRNLDVSNPDELRRAMRMSRRLHESGKKLTRNFDFVAEGLRYEEILKHHSPIDVPGYEALREKILRLKRYTDADNFPIVPSHNDFSSLNFLVSPEGDLDLIDWEYAGMSDVAADFGSMVVATTDLNNELADQALEYYFDRTPTPAEHRHFWSYVVFAGWCWYLWSLVKESEGDTIGEWLYIYYSYATEKINDLLAAYENATRDN, translated from the coding sequence ATGCTCTCAAGCCTAACTAAAGCGCAATTTGATGTTCTCTATGCCTTTTTTCGCTCTTCGGAAGCACTAAAGCACAGCGAAATTCAATCATTGACTGGCATGCCCCTAGCAGCGGTGAATGCAACAGTTAAAGAGCTTGAGGCATTTGGCTATCTAGCGCAGCAACAGATAACAGCGGCTGGAGAGAAAGCGCTAGCCCCCTACGCGGTTGATAATGCGGTAATTATGGCTGCTGGACTTTCCTCGCGTTTTGCGCCAATTTCCTATGAGCGTCCAAAAGGTACGCTTCGGGTACGTGGTGAAGTACTAATTGAGCGCCAAATTGAGCAGCTCCACGAAGCGGGAATCACGGACATTACTGTGGTTGTCGGGTACCGGAAGGAATACTTTTTCTATCTCGCAGAAAAATACGGGGTGAACATTGTAGTCAACTCCGAATATGCAACCCGCAACAATAATGGTTCGTTATGGCTGGTGCGGGACAAACTAGCCAATACCTATGTGTGTTCCTCCGATAACTACTTCACTGAAAATCCCTTCGAATCGCACGTTTATCGTGCTTACTATTCAGCTCAGTATGTTAAAGGTGAAACTGGCGAGTGGTGCCTAAAAACAGATAGCGATGGGTTGATAACCGGAGTTACTGTCGGCGGCAGGGACGCATGGATAATGCTCGGGCATGTATATTTTGATCGTGAATTCTCGCGGACGTTTGTGGGGATACTCGAGAATGTCTACACCCTCCCGGAAACGGCTCCTAAACTGTGGGAACAAATCTATGTCGATCACCTAAACGCCTTTGCTATGGGTATCCGCAAGTATCCAGAAGGGGTGATTAACGAATTTGATTCTGTTGATGAGCTCCGCTCATTTGATCCATTATTTATGGAAAATGTGGATTCAGAAATTTTTGAAAATATTAAGAAAACCCTTGGGTGCGATGTCAACGATATTCAAGATGTCTATCCGTTGAAGCAGGGGATTACCAATCTTTCCTGTCATTTTTCCGTTAATGGCCGCGAATACGTCTATCGCCACCCAGGGGTAGGAACAGATAAAATAATGGATCGTCAAGCAGAAAGCGAAGCCTTGAACTTGGCGAGAGAACAGGGGCTTGACTCAACTTTTCTAGCGTCTGATCCGATTGAAGGATGGAAGATTTCTCGGTTTATTCCCGACTGTCGCAACCTCGACGTGAGTAATCCGGACGAATTGCGTAGGGCGATGAGGATGTCCAGGCGGCTTCATGAAAGTGGCAAAAAGCTTACGCGTAACTTTGACTTTGTGGCTGAAGGTTTGCGCTATGAAGAAATTCTTAAACATCATAGTCCTATTGACGTTCCCGGCTATGAAGCACTGCGTGAAAAAATATTGCGTTTAAAACGCTACACAGATGCCGATAATTTCCCGATTGTTCCCAGTCATAACGATTTTTCTAGCTTGAATTTCTTGGTGTCTCCCGAGGGCGATTTAGATCTTATCGATTGGGAATATGCCGGAATGTCAGATGTTGCCGCAGATTTTGGCTCGATGGTGGTCGCTACCACTGATCTGAACAATGAACTCGCAGACCAAGCGCTTGAATATTACTTTGACCGCACCCCGACTCCAGCTGAGCATCGCCACTTTTGGTCGTATGTAGTGTTCGCCGGCTGGTGTTGGTATCTCTGGTCGCTTGTTAAAGAATCCGAAGGGGATACTATCGGCGAATGGCTCTATATCTACTATTCATATGCGACTGAGAAAATCAATGATTTGCTCGCCGCCTACGAAAATGCGACCAGAGATAATTAA
- a CDS encoding DMT family transporter translates to MKKTNARGLEILLALVMMARGTSFIFSKLLLETMSTFNVLALRFGIAFLVLAALFARRLYRASRKVWVAGFLIGFLYFLVMSLELTALTMADTGPVALTEHTSIVMVPLATAALARMHPNPIMLVSAFLAVTGVGMLTLPGGNLSTGLLIALLGAVCYAVTIIVTDRVTHSPEEGFTVGIIQLGTLALLAGSASFFVESPHLPSSPAQWGMLAVLVVVCTVFGFTFQPVAQARVSAEMTGLLSALNPAVAAIIGAFVLHEQFGWMGALAVALILVAITLPSWLRLLTPSAGNDLP, encoded by the coding sequence ATGAAGAAAACGAACGCGCGCGGGCTGGAAATCCTGTTAGCTCTGGTGATGATGGCTCGTGGGACTTCGTTTATTTTCAGCAAATTGCTGCTAGAAACCATGAGCACCTTCAACGTATTGGCGCTAAGATTTGGGATCGCTTTCCTGGTACTGGCAGCGCTGTTTGCTCGCCGCCTCTACCGCGCCAGCCGGAAAGTATGGGTAGCGGGATTCCTGATTGGATTCCTATATTTCCTGGTGATGTCACTGGAACTGACCGCCTTGACTATGGCAGATACTGGGCCAGTAGCGCTCACCGAACACACCAGCATCGTGATGGTGCCACTCGCCACTGCTGCTTTGGCGAGGATGCACCCTAATCCCATAATGCTGGTATCGGCTTTTCTGGCGGTTACCGGGGTGGGGATGCTGACCCTGCCTGGCGGGAACCTTTCTACCGGGCTCTTAATCGCCCTACTGGGAGCCGTCTGTTACGCAGTAACCATCATCGTTACCGATCGAGTAACCCATAGCCCCGAGGAAGGGTTCACTGTCGGAATTATTCAGCTTGGTACGCTCGCACTCTTAGCTGGGAGCGCCAGTTTTTTCGTGGAATCCCCGCATTTGCCCTCCTCTCCGGCGCAATGGGGAATGTTGGCAGTGCTAGTAGTGGTGTGTACGGTTTTCGGTTTTACTTTCCAGCCGGTTGCTCAGGCGCGGGTATCGGCAGAAATGACCGGACTACTATCAGCATTAAACCCGGCGGTAGCAGCGATAATCGGAGCATTCGTGTTACATGAACAGTTTGGCTGGATGGGTGCACTCGCGGTTGCGTTGATCCTAGTCGCTATTACCCTCCCCAGCTGGCTGCGCCTCCTCACCCCTAGTGCCGGAAACGATTTACCGTAG
- a CDS encoding energy-coupling factor transporter transmembrane component T: MSLQCQTSAPGSAASYHQDQVTSAEILAANQRHSRPDPRTVILVIFVLNALVMSRLPIAITFLVAGIALLALLLSRCYSWALGFLAVEGTWVACIYLFPRIWPSALTAFLMVLGYWMIRICTVGGLAGYAIKTIVPGELVAGLRSLRIPIAITVPLVVLLRFIPTVFREYRAVREAMSLRGLQMGWRALLHPLHFLEMVLVPLLASCARTADEMTAAGMVRGLGSTICPSTLKQLRFNRLDALWILTLIALIALIPYSDHLAILSGGFK, encoded by the coding sequence ATGAGCCTTCAATGCCAAACTAGCGCCCCCGGATCAGCAGCAAGCTATCACCAGGATCAGGTCACCAGCGCTGAAATCTTAGCAGCCAACCAACGCCACTCCCGGCCAGATCCGCGCACCGTAATACTGGTTATATTCGTATTAAATGCCCTGGTAATGTCGCGACTACCCATAGCGATCACTTTCCTGGTAGCCGGTATTGCGCTCTTGGCTTTACTATTGTCACGCTGCTATTCATGGGCGCTAGGTTTCCTCGCCGTGGAAGGAACCTGGGTCGCTTGCATCTATCTTTTCCCCAGAATCTGGCCAAGCGCCCTCACCGCGTTCCTAATGGTTTTAGGCTACTGGATGATAAGGATTTGCACTGTTGGCGGTCTGGCAGGTTACGCGATTAAAACTATCGTCCCCGGAGAACTCGTAGCCGGTCTTCGCAGTTTACGCATACCGATAGCTATAACCGTTCCCCTGGTAGTGCTATTACGATTCATACCGACAGTATTTCGGGAATACCGCGCAGTAAGAGAAGCAATGTCCCTGCGGGGATTACAAATGGGATGGCGCGCCCTCTTACATCCCCTCCATTTTCTAGAAATGGTTTTAGTTCCCTTACTGGCATCCTGCGCCCGAACCGCTGATGAAATGACCGCCGCCGGCATGGTGCGCGGTTTAGGATCCACTATTTGCCCAAGCACTTTGAAACAGCTTCGATTCAACCGACTGGACGCCCTCTGGATACTGACGCTAATCGCCCTGATAGCTCTCATCCCCTACTCAGACCATCTAGCTATACTCTCGGGCGGATTCAAATGA
- a CDS encoding TrkH family potassium uptake protein, whose product MARTQRHYFNYAAVILSGFLIALLIGTCLLMLPVSTVHVGGLPLLPALFTATSALCVTGLTIVDTATYWTDFGKVVILLLIQVGGFGVMSFAAVLAQAVIRRENHSTNLVSAAERRSGSGRIRTLLRRVLATSLLIELFTAIPLTIRFLSLGYSLPRALWHGVFHAVSAFNNAGFSLYSDSLSSFVGDWGICLPLIVAIIIGGLGFPVLFQLRTSLLKPYSWSLHTRMVLAGTAGLLVFSSLIVTAFEWHNPKTLGKLPTLDAILAGIFQAVQTRTTGFNSIDIGQMHESTLFAMDTFMFIGAGPAGTAGGIKITTMFALLAIVAAVIRGRNQAVVFGKSISADVVHQAVAVVVLAFILVATDTIAILYLTHFTLSQTLFEVLSAFGTVGLSTGITPQLNNPSQLILITLMIIGRLGPITVATALAFAPSASKISFPTERPIIG is encoded by the coding sequence GTGGCTAGAACACAACGCCATTATTTTAACTATGCGGCGGTTATTTTATCGGGGTTCCTCATCGCCCTGCTGATAGGAACCTGCCTGTTGATGCTACCGGTATCAACTGTGCATGTCGGGGGGCTGCCCCTGCTGCCGGCACTATTTACCGCCACTTCCGCCCTATGCGTTACCGGGCTAACCATTGTTGATACCGCCACCTATTGGACAGATTTTGGCAAAGTCGTAATCTTGCTGCTGATCCAGGTAGGTGGCTTCGGGGTAATGAGCTTTGCGGCGGTGCTCGCCCAAGCAGTTATCCGCCGAGAAAACCACAGCACTAATCTGGTCTCCGCTGCTGAACGCCGCAGCGGCAGCGGCAGGATCCGTACCCTGCTGCGGCGGGTTCTGGCCACTTCCCTCTTGATTGAGCTATTCACTGCCATTCCCCTGACGATTCGTTTCCTGTCCTTAGGGTATTCGCTGCCCCGCGCCCTCTGGCATGGGGTATTCCACGCAGTTTCGGCTTTTAATAACGCCGGCTTCTCCCTCTATTCCGATAGTCTGTCCTCCTTTGTGGGAGATTGGGGAATATGTTTACCCCTAATAGTGGCAATCATTATTGGGGGTTTGGGCTTCCCCGTCCTCTTTCAGCTTCGCACCAGCTTGCTTAAACCTTATAGCTGGTCACTACACACCCGGATGGTGCTAGCTGGCACCGCCGGGCTGCTAGTATTCTCTTCCCTGATTGTTACCGCTTTTGAGTGGCATAACCCGAAAACCTTAGGAAAGCTTCCTACCCTAGATGCGATTCTGGCTGGAATATTTCAAGCGGTGCAAACCCGTACCACCGGTTTTAACTCGATTGATATTGGGCAAATGCATGAGTCCACCCTGTTCGCGATGGATACTTTTATGTTCATTGGCGCGGGACCTGCAGGTACTGCCGGCGGTATCAAGATCACCACTATGTTTGCCCTGCTAGCTATCGTGGCTGCGGTTATTCGCGGGCGCAACCAAGCAGTGGTCTTTGGTAAAAGCATCTCAGCTGACGTGGTGCACCAAGCGGTAGCGGTAGTGGTATTGGCCTTTATCCTGGTAGCTACCGACACCATCGCTATCCTGTATTTAACCCACTTCACCTTGTCCCAAACCCTATTTGAAGTGCTTTCGGCATTTGGGACTGTGGGGCTGTCTACGGGGATAACCCCGCAACTTAACAACCCTTCGCAACTAATCCTGATAACTTTGATGATTATTGGACGACTAGGTCCGATTACGGTTGCAACCGCACTCGCCTTCGCACCTAGCGCCTCCAAGATTTCCTTCCCCACAGAAAGGCCGATCATTGGTTAA
- a CDS encoding phosphoenolpyruvate carboxykinase (GTP) has protein sequence MDNIAKILNDAGLENPAVAEYVAHWAGITEPAAIEVISAKDDDRLIAEGLATGEIAPAGDGLYYSRSYYKDTARSEERTVVATHNPQEAGIYNNWHDATEVTARQLESMKGASRSKTMYVVPYLMAPPKSPLEKWARGVELTDNLTVVLHMIRMARVGVEHLNNLENPGQFVRAVHVTGDLKNLGQGTDKDKRLFATVADERTILHFGSSYGGNALLGKIAHGLRQASYDGWVSGEFLSEQFMLIGIKDKLKDHTYYVCGGFPSASGKTNLAMMLAPDALGDRYEVYFYGDDIVWLHVGEDGKIYGMNPEYGAFGVAKDTNWQSNPTAMDAIKEGSKTLFTNVAYNPETQELWWEGKTPDYPEDVTGWRDWKGEKISDRPADRQRCEAKGDEWAHPNSRFTTSLANVPNVAPDYEEPQGVPIDAIIFGGRVKDREPLIRAITDLTEGVYDGLTLGAQATFAAEGKEGVLRYDPMSMRPFMSYPEGDYAAHWLKIIGSAKEQPIFAHVNWFQRDPEDGHFLWPGYRDNLRALLWLLDVKEGRAEGVLTPVGILPKKEELNLDGFEGDDADLDKLLSIDTDLWKKEMGYRREHLAQFKNLPEQIWAAHERIEQAFNA, from the coding sequence ATGGATAACATTGCCAAGATCCTCAACGATGCCGGGCTGGAAAATCCCGCAGTAGCTGAGTATGTAGCGCACTGGGCCGGAATTACCGAACCCGCTGCCATCGAAGTCATTTCCGCAAAGGATGACGACCGACTCATCGCCGAAGGCCTAGCCACCGGTGAAATCGCACCTGCGGGTGATGGACTCTACTACTCCCGCTCCTACTACAAGGACACGGCGCGCAGCGAGGAGCGCACCGTCGTCGCCACCCACAATCCGCAAGAAGCCGGAATTTATAACAACTGGCACGACGCCACGGAAGTAACTGCCCGGCAGTTGGAAAGCATGAAGGGCGCCTCCCGGAGTAAAACAATGTACGTGGTGCCCTACCTGATGGCACCGCCGAAATCGCCGCTAGAAAAGTGGGCTCGCGGGGTGGAACTTACCGACAACCTCACCGTGGTTCTTCACATGATCCGCATGGCCCGGGTTGGCGTAGAACACCTGAACAATTTGGAAAATCCGGGACAATTCGTGCGCGCAGTGCACGTGACCGGCGACCTGAAGAACTTGGGGCAGGGTACCGATAAGGATAAGCGCCTGTTTGCCACGGTGGCCGACGAACGCACAATTTTGCACTTCGGTTCCTCCTACGGTGGCAACGCGCTGCTCGGCAAGATCGCCCACGGTCTGCGCCAAGCTTCTTACGACGGCTGGGTCTCCGGGGAATTCCTTTCCGAACAGTTCATGCTGATCGGGATTAAGGATAAGCTCAAGGATCACACCTACTACGTGTGCGGCGGCTTCCCCTCAGCTTCCGGTAAAACCAACCTCGCTATGATGCTAGCCCCGGACGCCTTGGGTGACCGCTACGAAGTTTACTTCTACGGCGATGACATCGTGTGGCTGCACGTTGGCGAAGACGGCAAGATTTACGGCATGAATCCCGAATACGGCGCGTTCGGCGTGGCAAAGGACACCAACTGGCAGTCTAATCCCACCGCCATGGACGCCATCAAAGAAGGTTCTAAGACGCTCTTCACCAACGTCGCCTACAACCCCGAAACCCAAGAGCTGTGGTGGGAAGGTAAGACCCCGGATTACCCCGAAGATGTTACTGGCTGGCGGGATTGGAAGGGCGAAAAGATTTCCGACCGCCCGGCCGATCGACAGCGCTGCGAGGCCAAGGGTGACGAGTGGGCACATCCCAATTCCCGCTTCACCACGTCTTTGGCTAACGTGCCCAACGTGGCTCCCGATTACGAAGAACCGCAAGGGGTGCCAATTGACGCCATCATCTTTGGCGGGCGAGTAAAGGACCGGGAGCCGCTTATCCGGGCAATCACCGACCTAACCGAGGGCGTTTACGACGGTTTGACCCTGGGCGCCCAAGCCACTTTCGCGGCTGAAGGCAAGGAGGGTGTGCTGCGTTACGATCCGATGTCGATGCGCCCCTTCATGTCCTACCCCGAAGGGGACTACGCGGCCCACTGGTTGAAAATAATTGGCTCCGCGAAGGAACAGCCCATTTTTGCGCACGTGAACTGGTTCCAGCGCGATCCGGAAGACGGCCACTTCCTCTGGCCTGGCTACCGTGACAACCTGCGGGCACTGCTTTGGCTGCTAGATGTTAAGGAAGGGCGCGCTGAGGGCGTGCTAACACCGGTAGGTATTTTGCCGAAGAAGGAAGAGTTGAATCTGGATGGTTTCGAAGGTGACGACGCCGATCTGGATAAGCTTCTTTCCATCGACACCGATCTGTGGAAGAAGGAGATGGGCTACCGCCGCGAACACCTTGCACAGTTCAAGAATCTACCTGAGCAGATCTGGGCCGCGCACGAGCGCATAGAGCAGGCGTTTAACGCTTAA
- a CDS encoding potassium channel family protein, with protein MVNFSKPTYAVLGLGRFGSAVARELMSDYAVVIGIDLNETVVNRNNGILSQVAQTDATDISSITELGVADCDGVVVGIGGPHVEASILACSLLTDMGVKNLWAKSSGTAHGRILEQIGVPHIVHPEVAMGRRIAHLVRGVNLDYVELSAGTAIVRTILPPSAAGPLDEVDLWNRYGVKIVAVLRENQWQPVLQDIELTEGDQVQIYGSAKQVEKFARLAPRP; from the coding sequence TTGGTTAACTTCTCAAAACCTACTTACGCGGTTCTCGGTTTAGGACGCTTTGGCAGCGCCGTAGCCCGCGAACTGATGTCCGACTATGCCGTGGTTATCGGTATCGATTTAAACGAAACGGTAGTGAACCGCAATAACGGCATCTTGAGCCAGGTGGCGCAAACCGATGCCACCGATATTTCCTCGATAACCGAGCTGGGGGTAGCCGATTGTGATGGCGTAGTAGTCGGTATCGGCGGCCCCCACGTGGAAGCGTCTATCCTCGCCTGTTCTCTGCTTACTGATATGGGGGTCAAAAACCTGTGGGCAAAGTCCTCCGGGACTGCTCACGGCCGTATCTTGGAACAAATCGGGGTGCCTCATATTGTGCATCCCGAGGTAGCTATGGGCAGGAGGATAGCTCACCTGGTACGGGGGGTAAACCTGGACTACGTGGAGCTGTCTGCTGGTACCGCAATCGTTAGAACCATTCTTCCCCCGTCCGCTGCCGGGCCTCTAGATGAGGTCGATCTTTGGAACCGATATGGGGTAAAGATCGTAGCGGTGCTGCGAGAAAACCAATGGCAACCGGTACTGCAAGACATCGAACTTACCGAGGGCGACCAAGTACAAATTTACGGTAGCGCGAAACAGGTAGAAAAGTTCGCCCGCCTCGCTCCCCGCCCGTAG
- a CDS encoding Eco47II family restriction endonuclease has product MGENHSYGLDWIDEDALYEVTRLSFEKAFKKIESAKRGKTLPPDPFTLVAHAVLGGEGLAQAQIFEEQRSFNKTLSGNVGYWHQRVLGLAKNWTETGASGGSIDLRTIPGFLHPLHGKPLFAEVKNRFNTIKASDEKFTWDRLDSLARANDAIAYLFQIVPKTPEQYDHPWKVSGRSEKPIVRVCDGVTAYALVFERPTALHELYMALPRIFADFTGEGVKLDEAEMEKLFTTSLPA; this is encoded by the coding sequence ATGGGCGAAAATCATTCCTACGGTCTTGATTGGATCGATGAAGATGCTTTGTATGAGGTTACAAGGCTATCTTTTGAGAAAGCATTTAAGAAGATAGAGTCTGCAAAACGCGGCAAGACCCTTCCTCCAGATCCCTTCACTTTAGTAGCTCATGCTGTGCTTGGAGGTGAAGGATTAGCGCAGGCGCAGATTTTTGAAGAACAGCGATCCTTCAATAAGACCCTGTCAGGAAATGTGGGTTACTGGCATCAACGGGTGCTGGGACTGGCAAAGAATTGGACTGAAACTGGCGCCTCGGGTGGATCCATAGATTTGAGAACAATACCGGGATTTTTGCATCCTCTACATGGAAAACCGCTGTTTGCGGAGGTGAAGAATCGGTTCAACACCATCAAAGCATCCGATGAAAAATTTACCTGGGATCGCCTAGATTCTCTTGCGCGCGCCAATGATGCCATCGCTTATCTGTTCCAGATAGTGCCAAAAACTCCAGAGCAATACGATCACCCCTGGAAAGTATCGGGACGCTCTGAAAAACCAATCGTTAGGGTATGTGACGGGGTAACTGCTTATGCCTTAGTGTTCGAACGCCCCACTGCTTTACACGAGCTCTATATGGCATTACCGCGGATTTTTGCAGATTTTACTGGTGAGGGCGTAAAGCTCGATGAAGCAGAAATGGAAAAGTTATTCACAACTAGCTTGCCAGCCTAG
- a CDS encoding L-lactate permease, with translation MFVPDVTAVGDRLWVSALVAALPIVVFFVLVGAFRMRSHLSGLIALATGLIVAIVGFKMPITMAISASLLGALKGLIPIIVIVIAAVWLHRLMQATGRETDLRKVFSAVGNGDLRIQTMLIALCFGGLLEGLSGFGVPVAIVTALLMGLGFKPLKAAVIALVANTSPVAYAAFGVPITTAAALMSGHHINENAADIAKYVSLTEPAVALAIPFVLILLIDRKNFRQLFPLALVMGLVEGIGQFLTLRFISFELGGVLPPIVTFLVVWLMVLIYRPPIPKEFVTEKPTDLRIGRVVMAVLPYSLVIAVLSLGRMVSLFANTLSATDLQVSWPALAGKVASADNPQVASHIGTVIIPILSQPGILIAFSAIITGIAFSLLHEKGTYPLGAKRVLKELGAAIHSMRFSAATILEVMALAYLMNISGMVLTIGTLLASTGTFFLVLSPLIGYLGTAISGSSTSANALFASLQETTALQIGLPGAFAVAVNTAGGVIGKLIAPQSLAIAAASMGAPEKEIELLREVIRWSLGLLLFVVIICFAGGMLLLH, from the coding sequence ATGTTTGTACCTGATGTTACTGCTGTGGGGGATCGCCTTTGGGTATCTGCCCTGGTAGCAGCGCTACCGATAGTGGTATTTTTCGTTCTCGTCGGGGCATTTAGGATGCGCTCGCATCTGTCAGGTTTAATCGCCTTAGCTACGGGTTTAATCGTCGCCATCGTCGGGTTCAAAATGCCCATCACCATGGCTATATCCGCCAGCCTGCTGGGAGCTTTAAAAGGGCTAATCCCGATCATTGTGATTGTGATTGCGGCGGTGTGGCTGCACCGCCTAATGCAAGCAACCGGACGCGAAACTGATTTACGGAAGGTTTTCTCCGCAGTAGGAAACGGGGATTTGCGGATTCAAACCATGCTGATTGCCCTCTGTTTCGGGGGTCTGCTCGAGGGGCTATCAGGTTTTGGGGTGCCGGTAGCGATTGTGACTGCTTTACTGATGGGACTGGGGTTCAAACCGCTAAAAGCTGCAGTCATCGCCCTGGTGGCGAACACTTCTCCCGTGGCCTATGCAGCTTTCGGGGTGCCGATTACCACTGCCGCCGCACTCATGAGTGGACATCACATCAATGAAAATGCCGCTGATATAGCAAAATACGTGTCTTTGACGGAACCAGCGGTGGCGTTGGCGATTCCTTTCGTCCTTATCTTGCTAATAGATAGGAAGAATTTTCGACAACTATTTCCCCTAGCGCTGGTAATGGGGCTGGTAGAAGGCATCGGCCAGTTCTTGACTTTGCGTTTTATCTCTTTCGAGTTGGGTGGGGTGCTCCCTCCGATAGTGACTTTCCTGGTGGTGTGGTTGATGGTGCTAATCTATCGTCCTCCGATTCCGAAAGAGTTTGTAACTGAAAAGCCCACTGATCTGCGCATAGGGCGGGTGGTGATGGCGGTGCTGCCTTATTCTTTGGTGATTGCGGTTTTGTCTTTGGGACGGATGGTGTCTCTGTTTGCGAACACTCTAAGCGCCACTGACCTGCAGGTTAGCTGGCCGGCACTGGCTGGGAAGGTAGCGAGCGCCGATAACCCCCAGGTGGCCTCCCATATCGGCACCGTGATAATCCCCATCCTTTCCCAACCGGGGATCCTGATCGCATTCTCCGCGATCATCACCGGCATAGCTTTTTCCCTGCTGCACGAAAAGGGAACCTATCCCTTGGGGGCTAAGCGGGTGCTAAAAGAACTGGGGGCTGCCATCCATTCTATGCGCTTTTCGGCGGCCACCATTTTAGAAGTGATGGCGCTGGCCTACCTGATGAATATCTCCGGCATGGTCTTGACCATCGGAACCTTACTGGCAAGCACCGGAACTTTCTTCCTGGTACTGTCTCCGCTGATTGGATACCTGGGCACCGCGATTTCGGGGTCAAGTACCTCCGCTAACGCCCTCTTTGCCTCCCTACAAGAAACCACCGCCTTGCAGATTGGTCTGCCCGGTGCCTTTGCAGTCGCAGTCAATACCGCCGGGGGAGTAATCGGGAAACTGATCGCCCCGCAATCCCTGGCGATTGCGGCCGCCTCTATGGGTGCGCCAGAAAAGGAAATCGAACTGTTACGCGAAGTTATTCGCTGGTCGCTTGGTCTGCTACTTTTCGTAGTAATTATCTGCTTCGCCGGCGGAATGCTGCTCCTGCACTAA
- a CDS encoding MptD family putative ECF transporter S component, protein MKTRDFINIGVFTAIYFVLVFGTTMLGIINPAMMFVGYALGLIANGAVVMLFKSRVPKIGALALMGLLVGILMVINGHPWIVALLAPLLGLAADFLFAKNSAVFRVLGYAVMSIWYVVPWFPVFIDAQGYYKNIADSMGTAYADSLRWFLSPWMIVAWGVGVFILGLIGGVFGNSLMARHFRKAGIAK, encoded by the coding sequence ATGAAAACTCGCGACTTCATCAACATTGGCGTATTCACCGCAATTTATTTTGTGCTAGTTTTCGGCACCACAATGCTAGGCATTATTAATCCAGCAATGATGTTCGTGGGCTATGCCTTAGGACTTATCGCTAACGGCGCCGTAGTCATGCTATTTAAATCCCGGGTACCAAAGATCGGCGCCCTGGCATTAATGGGCTTATTAGTGGGGATTTTAATGGTAATTAATGGGCACCCCTGGATTGTTGCCCTACTTGCACCTTTACTGGGACTAGCCGCAGACTTCCTCTTCGCTAAAAACTCCGCGGTTTTTCGAGTGCTTGGATACGCCGTCATGTCCATTTGGTACGTGGTGCCCTGGTTCCCCGTATTCATTGATGCTCAGGGCTACTACAAAAATATTGCCGACTCTATGGGAACCGCCTACGCCGATTCATTACGCTGGTTCTTGTCACCATGGATGATTGTGGCCTGGGGCGTGGGAGTTTTCATTCTCGGGCTTATCGGCGGAGTCTTCGGAAATTCTCTAATGGCTCGGCACTTCCGTAAAGCTGGCATCGCAAAGTAA